A genomic region of Saccopteryx bilineata isolate mSacBil1 chromosome 1, mSacBil1_pri_phased_curated, whole genome shotgun sequence contains the following coding sequences:
- the KLHL26 gene encoding kelch-like protein 26, with translation MAESGGGGGVGFGAGAGAGLERPSSMADKNGTLKCTFSAPGHSTSLLQGLATLRSQGQLLDVVLTVNKETFHAHKVVLAACSDYFRAMFTGGMREASQDIIELKGLSARGLWHIIDFAYSAEVTLDLDCVQDVLGAAVFLQMLPVVELCEEFLKAAMSVETCLHIGHMATTFSLASLKESVDAFTFRHFLQIAAEEDFLQLPLERLVFFLQSNRLQSCAEIDLFRAAVRWLQHDPARRPRASHVLCHIRFPLMQSSELVDSVQTLDLMVEDVLCRQYLLEAFNYQVLPFRQHEMQSPRTVVRSDVPSLVAFGGTPYTDSDRAVSSKVYQLPEPGARHFRELTEMEMGCSHTCVAVLDNFVYVAGGQHLQYRSGEGAVDACYRYDPHLNRWLRLQAMQESRIQFQLNVLCGMVYATGGRNRAGSLASVERYCPRRNEWGYACSLKRRTWGHAGASAGGRLYISGGYGISVEDKKALHCYDPTADQWEFKAPMSEPRVLHAMVGAVGRIYALGGRMDHMDRCFDVLAVEYYVPETDQWTSVSPMRAGQSEAGCCMLDRKIYVVGGYNWRLNNVTGIVQVYNTETDEWERDLHFPESFAGIACAPVLLPRAGNRR, from the exons CATGGCTGATAAGAATGGAACCCTCAAGTGCACCTTCTCAGCACCTGGCCATAGCACCAGCCTCCTGCAGGGCCTGGCCACACTTCGATCACAGGGCCAGCTCCTGGACGTTGTGCTCACAGTCAACAAAGAGACCTTCCATGCACACAAGGTGGTCCTGGCTGCCTGCAGCGACTATTTCAG GGCCATGTTTACAGGTGGCATGAGGGAGGCAAGCCAGGACATCATTGAGCTGAAGGGCTTGTCTGCGCGTGGCCTATGGCACATCATTGACTTTGCCTACAGCGCCGAGGTGACGCTGGACCTGGATTGCGTGCAGGATGTGCTGGGTGCAGCTGTATTTCTGCAGATGCTGCCAGTGGTGGAGCTTTGCGAGGAGTTCCTCAAGGCTGCCATGAGTGTGGAGACCTGTCTGCACATTGGCCACATGGCCACCACCTTCAGCCTGGCCTCGCTCAAAGAATCAGTAGATGCCTTTACTTTCCGGCACTTTCTGCAGATTGCTGCGGAGGAGGACTTCCTGCAGCTGCCGCTGGAGCGCCTTGTTTTCTTCCTGCAGAGCAACCGGCTACAGAGCTGTGCTGAGATTGACCTGTTTCGTGCTGCTGTCCGCTGGCTGCAGCATGACCCTGCCCGGCGGCCACGTGCCAGCCATGTGCTCTGCCATATCCGTTTCCCACTCATGCAGTCGTCAGAACTGGTGGACAGTGTGCAAACACTGGACCTCATGGTGGAGGATGTACTTTGCCGTCAGTACCTGCTAGAGGCCTTTAACTACCAGGTGCTGCCCTTCCGGCAGCACGAGATGCAGTCCCCGCGCACAGTGGTGCGCTCTGATGTGCCCTCGCTGGTAGCCTTCGGTGGCACACCCTACACTGACAGTGACCGCGCTGTTAGCAGTAAAGTATACCAGCTGCCTGAACCAGGAGCCCGCCACTTCCGTGAGCTCACAGAGATGGAAATGGGCTGCAGCCACACATGTGTGGCCGTGCTGGACAACTTTGTGTATGTGGCTGGGGGCCAGCACTTGCAATACCGCAGCGGTGAGGGTGCGGTGGACGCCTGCTACCGCTATGATCCTCACCTGAACCGATGGCTGCGCCTGCAGGCCATGCAGGAGAGCCGCATCCAGTTCCAGCTGAATGTGCTGTGTGGCATGGTCTATGCCACAGGCGGCCGCAACAGGGCTGGCAGCCTGGCCTCAGTTGAAAGATACTGCCCACGGCGTAATGAATGGGGCTACGCCTGCTCACTGAAGCGCCGCACCTGGGGCCATGCAGGTGCCTCAGCTGGGGGCCGCCTCTATATCTCAGGAGGCTATGGCATCTCGGTGGAGGACAAGAAGGCACTACACTGCTATGACCCCACAGCTGACCAATGGGAGTTCAAGGCACCCATGAGCGAGCCCCGTGTGCTGCATGCCATGGTGGGTGCTGTTGGCCGCATCTATGCCCTGGGTGGTCGCATGGACCATATGGACCGCTGCTTTGACGTGCTGGCTGTGGAGTACTATGTGCCTGAGACAGACCAGTGGACCAGTGTGAGCCCTATGAGGGCTGGCCAGTCAGAGGCCGGCTGCTGCATGCTGGACAGGAAGATCTATGTCGTTGGGGGCTATAACTGGCGCCTCAACAATGTGACGGGCATCGTGCAGGTGTACAACACTGAGACAGATGAGTGGGAGCGTGACTTGCACTTCCCTGAGTCCTTTGCGGGCATTGCCTGTGCCCCAGTCCTGCTGCCCAGGGCTGGGAACAGGAGGTAG